The genomic window AGGATGCCGACAAGCCTGCGGTCCATGGCGAACCCCTTCCGGGATCCAGTATCTACCCTTTGCCTGGCGCGTAGTTCGGCCTGCTCGCCGGGGCCGGCTTGCGGCGCTTCGGGGGAGGGCCGTCGCGGTGGCGGATGTAGTCCGGGTCGTAGGTGAGGTTGCGGGACAGGAAGACGTGGGGCGTCTCCTGGCCGAAGCCCTGCTTCCGGAAGAAGCCCAGGGCGGCCTCGTTCTCGGCGTCGGTGTCCACCATGATCATGCGGGCGCCCAGCTTGATGAAGACTTCCGTGATGCGTTCGAGGAGCCGCGCCGCGATGCCCTTGCGGGCGATGTCCTCGTCCACGCCCAGCCACAGCAGGTAGCCGTAGCTCCAGGCGCTCCCGCGCTTCTCCAGGACCGTGCCCAGGGCGAAGCCCACCACGGCGCCCTCCAGTTCCGCCACCAGGCAGGTCTCGCCGTCGGAGGCGAAGTGCACGGCCAGCTCGTACTCGTCCCAGGTGCGGTAGAGCGCCGGCCACTTGTCGGCGGGGAACAGGCGCTCCCCCAGGGCGAAGACGGCGGGGAGGTCCGCCAGGGACATCTCCCGGATGACCGCGCTGGCGGGACTGGGACGGGATCGGGAACGGGACGGGCCGGGCATGGGACTTCCTCGCGGAGGCCTCCATTATGACCTGGGTGATTCCGATTTTATTTGTGGATAATATCTGGTTTTTACAATTATTGATTTCCGAAAAGGGCCACCGAGGTCCTGCCGTCGCTCATCCTGACGGCCCGGAACATGCCCGGGGTGTTGAAGGGCTGCGTGACGCGGCCCGCCGCGTCCATGGCGATGAGGCCGCCCCCGCCGCCCAGCTTGAGGGCTGCGTCCAGGGCCGCGGCGGCGGCCTTCTCCAGGGGCGCGCCCTGGTAGGCCATGCGCGCGGAGATGTCGTAGGCGACCACCGTGCGGATGAAGAACTCGCCCCAGCCGGTGCAGGACACGGCGCAGGTGCGGTTGTCGGCGTAGGTGCCCACCCCGATG from Geothrix sp. 21YS21S-2 includes these protein-coding regions:
- a CDS encoding GNAT family N-acetyltransferase, with the translated sequence MPGPSRSRSRPSPASAVIREMSLADLPAVFALGERLFPADKWPALYRTWDEYELAVHFASDGETCLVAELEGAVVGFALGTVLEKRGSAWSYGYLLWLGVDEDIARKGIAARLLERITEVFIKLGARMIMVDTDAENEAALGFFRKQGFGQETPHVFLSRNLTYDPDYIRHRDGPPPKRRKPAPASRPNYAPGKG